Proteins from a genomic interval of Ramlibacter algicola:
- the hisB gene encoding imidazoleglycerol-phosphate dehydratase HisB: MTTPRIAEVTRNTAETKITVKVNLDGTGQARLATGIGFFDHMLDQIARHGMVDLDIQAQGDLHIDGHHTVEDVGITFGQAVAQAIGDKKGIRRYGHAYVPLDEALSRVVLDFSGRPGLVMNVPFKSGMIGSFDTQLAHEFFQGFANHAFVTLHVDNLRGDNAHHQCETVFKAFARALRAAAELDPRAAGTIPSTKGSL; this comes from the coding sequence ATGACCACGCCCCGCATCGCCGAAGTCACCCGCAACACCGCGGAGACGAAGATCACCGTCAAGGTCAACCTGGACGGGACCGGCCAGGCGCGCCTGGCGACGGGCATCGGCTTCTTCGACCACATGCTGGACCAGATCGCCCGCCACGGCATGGTCGACCTGGACATCCAGGCCCAGGGTGACCTGCACATCGACGGCCACCACACGGTGGAAGACGTGGGCATCACCTTCGGCCAGGCGGTGGCCCAGGCGATCGGCGACAAGAAGGGCATCCGCCGCTACGGGCATGCGTACGTGCCGCTGGACGAGGCGCTGTCGCGCGTCGTGCTGGACTTCTCCGGCCGGCCCGGCCTCGTGATGAACGTGCCGTTCAAGAGCGGGATGATCGGCAGCTTCGACACCCAGCTGGCGCACGAGTTCTTCCAGGGCTTCGCCAACCACGCCTTCGTCACCCTGCACGTGGACAACCTGCGCGGCGACAACGCGCACCACCAATGCGAAACCGTGTTCAAGGCCTTCGCGCGCGCGCTGCGCGCGGCCGCGGAACTCGATCCGCGCGCGGCCGGCACGATCCCGTCCACCAAGGGCTCCCTCTGA
- the hisC gene encoding histidinol-phosphate transaminase — MSKLPDRLARLLRSDVQGMHAYAVQPSAGLVKLDAMENPHRLSPQLQRQLGERLGAVAINRYPGSRLDDLKAALHRHAQVPAGFQLMLGNGSDELISMLAMACDVPGATIVAPVPGFVMYAMSAQLQGLKFVGVDLTPDFELDERAMLAAIEQHQPSIVYLAYPNNPTANLWDDAAIERIVQAAPGLVVMDEAYQPFASRSYIDRIGRHEHVLLMRTLSKFGLAGVRIGYLIGREALIAEVDKVRPPYNVSVLNAEAALFALEHADVFEAQAADLRAERGRLLERLAQLPGVQAWHSDANMVLVRVPDAARTFAGMKQRGVLVKNVSTMHPLLARCLRLTVGTADENAQMLAALQQSL; from the coding sequence ATGAGCAAGTTGCCGGACCGCCTGGCACGCCTGCTGCGCTCGGACGTGCAGGGCATGCACGCCTATGCGGTGCAGCCGTCGGCCGGGCTGGTGAAGCTCGACGCGATGGAGAACCCGCATCGCCTGTCGCCGCAACTGCAGCGCCAACTGGGCGAGCGTCTGGGCGCGGTCGCCATCAACCGCTATCCGGGCTCGCGCCTCGACGACCTCAAGGCGGCCCTGCATCGGCATGCGCAGGTGCCTGCCGGCTTCCAGCTGATGCTGGGCAACGGGTCGGACGAACTGATCTCGATGCTTGCAATGGCGTGCGACGTGCCCGGCGCGACCATCGTCGCGCCGGTGCCCGGCTTCGTCATGTACGCGATGAGCGCGCAGCTGCAGGGCCTGAAGTTCGTCGGCGTGGATCTGACGCCCGACTTCGAGCTGGACGAGCGCGCGATGCTGGCGGCGATCGAGCAGCACCAGCCGTCGATCGTCTACCTCGCCTACCCGAACAACCCCACGGCGAACCTGTGGGACGACGCCGCCATCGAGCGCATCGTGCAGGCCGCGCCCGGGCTGGTGGTGATGGACGAGGCGTACCAGCCCTTCGCCAGCCGCAGCTACATCGACCGCATCGGCCGCCACGAGCACGTGCTGCTGATGCGCACCCTGAGCAAGTTCGGCCTGGCCGGCGTCCGCATCGGCTATCTCATCGGTCGCGAGGCGCTCATCGCCGAAGTCGACAAGGTCCGCCCGCCTTACAACGTGAGCGTGCTCAACGCCGAGGCGGCGCTGTTCGCGCTCGAGCACGCCGACGTGTTCGAGGCCCAGGCCGCGGACCTGCGGGCCGAGCGGGGCCGCCTGCTCGAGCGCCTCGCGCAACTGCCCGGCGTGCAGGCCTGGCACAGCGACGCCAACATGGTGCTGGTGCGGGTGCCCGATGCGGCACGCACCTTCGCGGGCATGAAGCAGCGCGGGGTGCTCGTCAAGAACGTTTCTACAATGCATCCATTGCTGGCCCGCTGCCTGCGCCTGACCGTCGGCACCGCCGATGAAAACGCGCAGATGCTCGCGGCCCTGCAACAGTCCCTATGA
- the hisD gene encoding histidinol dehydrogenase: MSTARPLRLSTADAGFDAAFQQRLHWSADTDASIEQAVTDILAAVRDRGDAAVLEFTSRFDGLQANSLENLELQAADLKAAFDGLPSDQRTALETAAARVRSYHEAQKRASGESWSYRDADGTLLGQKVTPLDRVGIYVPGGKAAYPSSVLMNAIPAQVAGVGEIVMVVPTPRGERNPLVLAAAHVAGVHRAFAIGGAQAVGALAYGTQTVPRVDKITGPGNAYVASAKRRVFGQVGIDMIAGPSEILVLADGTTPADWVAMDLFSQAEHDELAQSILLCPDAAYVDRVQQEIDRLLTSLPRARIIAASMTNRGALIHTRSMDEACAISNRIAPEHLEIASAEPHRWEPLLKHAGAIFLGAFTSESLGDYCAGPNHVLPTSSTARFSSPLGVYDFQKRSSLIEVSEQGAQSLGRIASVLAHGEGLQAHARAAEMRLKP; this comes from the coding sequence GTGAGCACCGCGCGTCCCTTGCGGCTGTCCACCGCCGATGCGGGCTTCGACGCCGCGTTCCAGCAGCGCCTGCACTGGTCCGCGGACACCGACGCGTCGATCGAGCAGGCGGTGACGGACATCCTGGCGGCCGTGCGCGATCGCGGCGACGCCGCGGTGCTGGAGTTCACGTCGCGCTTCGATGGCTTGCAGGCGAACAGCCTGGAAAACCTCGAGCTGCAGGCGGCCGACCTGAAGGCGGCCTTCGATGGGCTTCCATCCGACCAGCGCACCGCGCTCGAAACGGCGGCTGCGCGCGTGCGCAGCTACCACGAGGCGCAGAAGCGGGCGAGCGGCGAGAGCTGGAGCTACCGCGACGCGGACGGCACGCTGCTCGGGCAGAAGGTGACCCCGCTGGACCGCGTCGGCATCTACGTGCCGGGCGGCAAGGCGGCGTATCCGTCGTCGGTGCTGATGAACGCGATCCCCGCGCAAGTGGCCGGCGTCGGCGAGATCGTGATGGTCGTGCCCACGCCGCGGGGCGAGCGCAACCCCCTGGTGCTGGCCGCGGCGCACGTCGCGGGCGTGCACCGCGCGTTCGCGATCGGTGGCGCGCAGGCGGTCGGCGCGCTCGCGTACGGCACGCAGACGGTGCCGCGCGTCGACAAGATCACCGGCCCGGGCAATGCCTACGTAGCCAGCGCCAAGCGGCGCGTGTTCGGCCAGGTCGGCATCGACATGATCGCGGGGCCGAGCGAGATCCTCGTGCTGGCGGACGGCACGACGCCGGCGGACTGGGTGGCGATGGACCTGTTCTCGCAGGCCGAGCACGACGAACTGGCGCAAAGCATCCTGCTGTGCCCCGACGCGGCGTACGTGGATCGCGTGCAGCAGGAGATCGACCGGCTGCTGACGTCGCTGCCGCGCGCCCGGATCATCGCGGCCTCGATGACGAACCGCGGCGCGCTGATCCACACGCGTTCGATGGACGAGGCCTGCGCCATCAGCAACCGCATCGCCCCCGAACACCTCGAGATCGCCAGCGCCGAGCCGCACCGCTGGGAGCCGCTGCTCAAGCACGCCGGCGCCATCTTCCTCGGCGCGTTCACCAGCGAGAGCCTGGGCGACTACTGCGCCGGTCCCAACCACGTGCTGCCCACCAGCAGCACGGCGCGCTTCTCCAGCCCGCTGGGCGTGTACGACTTCCAGAAGCGCAGCAGCCTGATCGAGGTCAGCGAGCAGGGCGCGCAGTCGCTCGGCCGCATCGCGTCGGTTCTTGCGCACGGCGAAGGCCTCCAGGCGCACGCGCGCGCCGCCGAGATGAGGCTCAAGCCATGA
- the hisG gene encoding ATP phosphoribosyltransferase: MTGITLALSKGRIFDETLPLLAQAGVRVLEDPDTSRKLILATNQPDVRVVLVRATDVPTYVQYGGADLGVTGLDTLLEHGNQGLYQPLDLAIARCRMSVAVRADFDYASAVRQGSRLRVATKYVGIAREFFAAKGVHVDLIKLYGSMELAPLTGLADAIVDLVSTGSTLKANDLVEVERIMDISSRLVVNQAALKLKQAPMRRLIDAFAQASCGKASA, translated from the coding sequence GTGACCGGCATCACGCTCGCCCTGTCCAAGGGCCGCATCTTCGACGAGACGCTGCCGCTGCTCGCGCAGGCGGGCGTGCGCGTGCTGGAGGACCCGGACACGTCGCGCAAGCTGATCCTCGCAACCAACCAGCCGGACGTCCGCGTTGTCCTGGTGCGCGCCACCGACGTCCCGACCTACGTGCAGTACGGGGGCGCCGACCTCGGCGTGACGGGCCTCGACACGCTGCTGGAACACGGCAACCAGGGCCTGTACCAGCCGCTGGACCTCGCCATCGCGCGCTGCCGCATGAGCGTGGCGGTGCGCGCCGATTTCGACTACGCCAGCGCCGTGCGCCAGGGTTCGCGCCTGCGCGTCGCCACCAAGTACGTGGGCATCGCGCGCGAGTTCTTCGCCGCCAAGGGCGTGCACGTCGACCTGATCAAGCTGTACGGCAGCATGGAACTGGCCCCGCTCACCGGGTTGGCCGATGCCATCGTCGACCTGGTGTCCACCGGCAGCACGCTCAAGGCCAACGACCTCGTCGAGGTCGAACGCATCATGGACATCAGTTCGCGCCTGGTCGTCAACCAGGCCGCGCTGAAGCTGAAGCAGGCCCCGATGCGCCGGCTGATCGACGCGTTCGCGCAGGCTTCCTGCGGAAAGGCGTCCGCGTGA
- the murA gene encoding UDP-N-acetylglucosamine 1-carboxyvinyltransferase, with amino-acid sequence MDKLLIRGGRALHGEVRISGAKNAALPELCAALLTDEPVTLENVPQLQDVSTMLKLLRNMGVQVDRHGGDRVHIDARGLTTPEAPYELVKTMRASVLALGPLLARFGEATVSLPGGCAIGSRPVDQHIKGLQQMGADIVVEHGYMIARLPKGRERLRGASITTDMVTVTGTENLLMAATLAEGETVLENAAQEPEVTDLAEMLIRMGARIEGHGTSRIRIQGVSRLSGCTHHVVPDRIEAGTFLCAVAAAGGDALLRHARADHLEAVIEKLRAAGATVTPVPEGIRIRSEGRPKAQSFRTTEYPGFPTDMQAQFMVLNVVAEGASHVTETIFENRFMHVNELLRLGARIQVDGKIAVIEGVPRLSGAAVMATDLRASASLVIAGLVAEGETLVDRIYHLDRGYDRMEAKLAGLGADIERVGGR; translated from the coding sequence ATGGACAAGCTACTGATTCGCGGGGGCCGTGCGCTCCACGGCGAGGTCCGCATTTCCGGCGCCAAGAATGCGGCGCTGCCGGAGCTGTGCGCCGCGCTGCTGACCGACGAACCCGTCACCCTGGAGAACGTGCCGCAGCTGCAGGACGTGAGCACGATGCTCAAGCTGCTGCGCAACATGGGCGTGCAGGTCGACCGCCATGGGGGCGACCGCGTGCACATCGATGCGCGCGGGCTCACGACGCCCGAAGCCCCGTACGAACTGGTGAAGACGATGCGCGCTTCGGTGCTCGCCTTGGGGCCGCTCCTCGCGCGCTTCGGCGAGGCGACCGTGTCGCTGCCCGGCGGCTGCGCCATCGGCTCGCGGCCGGTCGACCAGCACATCAAGGGCCTGCAGCAGATGGGCGCCGACATCGTCGTCGAGCACGGCTACATGATCGCCAGGCTGCCCAAGGGCCGCGAGCGCCTGCGCGGCGCCAGCATCACCACCGACATGGTGACCGTCACCGGCACCGAGAACCTGCTGATGGCCGCCACCCTGGCCGAAGGCGAGACGGTGCTGGAGAACGCGGCGCAGGAGCCGGAGGTCACCGACCTGGCCGAGATGCTCATTCGCATGGGCGCCCGCATCGAGGGCCACGGCACCAGCCGCATCCGCATCCAGGGCGTGTCGCGCCTGTCCGGGTGCACGCACCACGTGGTGCCGGACCGCATCGAGGCGGGCACGTTCCTGTGCGCGGTCGCCGCGGCCGGGGGCGACGCGCTGCTGCGGCATGCGCGCGCCGACCACCTCGAAGCGGTGATCGAGAAGCTGCGCGCCGCCGGCGCGACGGTGACGCCGGTGCCCGAAGGCATCCGCATCCGCAGCGAGGGCCGGCCGAAGGCGCAGAGCTTCCGCACGACCGAGTACCCGGGCTTCCCCACCGACATGCAGGCGCAGTTCATGGTGCTGAACGTCGTGGCCGAAGGCGCCTCGCACGTGACCGAGACCATCTTCGAGAACCGCTTCATGCACGTGAACGAGCTGCTGCGGCTCGGGGCGCGCATCCAGGTCGACGGCAAGATCGCGGTCATCGAAGGCGTGCCGCGCCTGTCCGGTGCGGCGGTGATGGCCACCGACCTGCGCGCGTCGGCCAGCCTGGTGATCGCGGGCCTGGTCGCCGAGGGCGAGACCCTGGTCGATCGCATCTACCACCTGGACCGCGGCTACGACCGGATGGAAGCCAAGCTCGCCGGCCTCGGCGCCGACATCGAACGCGTGGGCGGACGGTGA
- a CDS encoding BolA family protein, whose translation MTPDDLRSIIASGLACDHLEVEGDGRHWSAVIVSAAFEGRRPVQRHQLVYATLGARMHTDEVHALSMRTYTPAEWAAHHH comes from the coding sequence ATGACTCCGGACGACCTGCGCTCGATCATCGCCAGCGGCCTGGCCTGCGACCACCTGGAGGTGGAAGGCGACGGCCGGCACTGGTCGGCCGTCATCGTGTCGGCCGCCTTCGAAGGCCGCCGCCCCGTGCAGCGGCACCAGCTGGTCTATGCCACCCTGGGTGCGAGAATGCACACGGACGAGGTGCATGCGCTGTCGATGCGCACGTACACCCCGGCCGAGTGGGCCGCCCACCACCACTGA